The proteins below are encoded in one region of Micromonospora pisi:
- a CDS encoding metal-sulfur cluster assembly factor, translated as MSSEETVGATGAAEVAATGAGDTGAGAPAVSKAAIADIEEAMKDVVDPELGINVVDLGLVYGVHVGDDNIATLDMTLTSAACPLTDVIEDQTRNALTTGPGGGLVSDFRINWVWLPPWGPDKITDEGREQLRALGFNV; from the coding sequence ATGAGTTCCGAGGAGACCGTGGGCGCGACCGGTGCGGCCGAGGTCGCCGCGACCGGCGCCGGTGACACCGGCGCTGGCGCGCCGGCTGTCAGCAAGGCCGCCATCGCCGACATCGAGGAGGCGATGAAGGACGTCGTCGACCCCGAGTTGGGCATCAACGTGGTCGACCTGGGCCTGGTGTACGGGGTGCACGTCGGTGACGACAACATCGCCACCCTGGACATGACGCTCACCTCGGCGGCCTGCCCGTTGACCGACGTGATCGAGGACCAGACCCGCAACGCGTTGACCACCGGTCCCGGTGGCGGTCTGGTCTCCGACTTCCGGATCAACTGGGTCTGGCTGCCGCCGTGGGGCCCGGACAAGATCACCGACGAGGGTCGCGAGCAGCTCCGCGCCCTGGGTTTCAACGTCTGA